The genomic DNA GATAACAGAGAGGTCAGGAGGGCCAGATGAGCATGTAAAAATAGGAGTAGTCAGACAGGCTTCCAGTACTGGGAACACAGAGCAACCGTGTCAGGAGCAGATTTGAGGGTACTAGAACAGTCCATGGTATGCCGGCTTCTGTAGAGCTGCCTTGGGGACTGGGGTAAGAGGGGCAGCCCATATGAAAGACTAGACATGGGCTGTGGACAATAGGAAGATATGCTGAAGCCAAGGTGCAGAGGAACATGGTGGGAGGGTGAGCCCTAACAgagagcagaaaaggaaacagtttCTGAGGAAAAGGAGACCCCCTGATAGGCTCTGCTGTGCTGCCACCTTCCACTTACCTCAACCCGAGGGTCAAACTTTCATGGACTAGCCCAAGCCAAGCCCTGGGGTCTGTGCCACTGAGAGGTCCTCCAGCCTATGGTGATATGTGCATCGACTTTGATGATCAGCCTTGAGACAAAGAGTAGTTCTATCTATCTGACGTTTGTAGGGTCTTATTTTGCTTGTTGTTTCATCTTTCCTTTTGCCCCTTAGTACCATCCTTTGAGGCAAATAATAATTTTGTCCCATATGAACTGAGGAGCAAGGTGATTCTTCCACAACAAGGGTGAGGAGACCAGAGTTCAGGAATAGCCAGAGTCTCTGAACTGCCCCAGGTGCACACAGTGAGGGGCAGCTGTGATAAATGTTCTCTCCCCAACTAGGTAGTTCCTCTTCAGCAATGCATTAATATGTGTATGCATGAGaatacaagtgtgtgtgtgtgtgtgtgtgtgtgtgtgtgtgtgtgtgtgtgtgctgtaaaCTGCCCAGATGAGGGTTTTAGAGCTTCCAGCTGCCTGGTGCATTGTCTTGGAGATTGGGGACTTGTTTGCAGATAACCTTGATTAGAGGGAAGGAAGTGAGGGGGACTATTATCCTGAGAGGGGCAGTGTGGGTTTGGCAGAACTGGTTCAGAGTCCACGTTCAAGTACGGGGTTGGGGATCAGGCCATGCCACGCACCTCTGCACAGAATGTAGCTTGGCCCTGGCACTTGGATCCTGGCAACTGTGTGAACTGCTGAGGACAATATCAACATCACAAGGATCATCATCTTACTTGGAGGCTGCACTGAAGTTCTCTCAGTGGACTTCAAGATTGCTCATTGGAGACTATAGTGAATAGATAGGTCTTGATAGCATTTTGTGTCACCCTTTCGAGACTCCCAGACACAACTGTGGGAATCTTTGCCAAGGCAGCTGATGAGGTCACCAGTGATAATAGACGGGGATCTGAGTCACAGTACTTGTTTGTATGGATAACGGAAAACTGGTGTCAatgtttgtgcgtgtgtgtgtgtgtgtgtgtgtgtgtgtgtgtgtagcattaAGAATGAATACCTATATATAGttgttataatttttatcatattcACTATCATCATTATCACCTTCCTGACTATGCACTGAAAGTATACACACAAATGTTAGCACAGGTAAACTCTGGATGCTGGGATTAAGGCTAAATATTTCCCGAGGTCTTTACACTTTCAGGGCTTGCAGAAATGTGTGCAACGAGCATGAAGCTTTCCCACAGTCATAAAATACAAAAAGCTACAAAGTAAGTTTGATCTTTCCTTAACTGTTAAGGCCCAGGGGAAGTCTTGACCACTGTGATTCTTCATTTTGAACTCCTGTACTGTTTTTTGTGCACACAATGCTCTTGACACTTCCATGAGCAATTGAATCATttggtatttttctcttccttttacttgCAATTTCTTGTTATTTAATTTCCCTCATGATAAGaacagtattttgtaataattccCTTGCAATAGAAACCACTGGTTGAATGTCTCtgatgggccaggcactgtgccagagTAGGAAGCATGAAACTGCAGTCCGTGGACACTTGCTGCTTCACCAAAGTGTGTTACTGATCTGCGGTAAGTACATAATTTGACAGTTCATGTTTAGAAAGTTCTATAGCATATGGTGAGAGTCTCTATGATGTTTAAAACAATTGGGGCTTGTGTTTTGTGTGTCTTtgccattttccttctttctattaaTTCATTTTCCTTGCGTTATACGAATGTATTGATCCGAGAGTGACTGACTTGGGAAAAGACAAATACTCGTCCTTCACCACAGATAGTTTGAGAAGCAGCAGTCTGGGGACTTTGTGAAGATCAGCTGATTTATTTTCCACAACATGTCTATAAAGCAGGATGCATTATGACTGTTATGGAGGTGTATGCGGAGGCTGACACAAGTTAGATGACTTCGACTAGGTCCCCAAGCCATCGTGGTAGACACCTTGGGGTTGGGACCAGCATGTTCCCACTCGGCTTGCATAGTTTACCTCAACTGCTGCTGCTCCATTGGTGCCCAGCACTTATCTTATCAGAACTTCAGAAGTAATGATTACACAATCCTGGCGGCTGCTCTCCACCTCACAGCATCTTATGGGCAATGCTGCCTCAGGACCAGCTCGATGTCGGCCTTTAGTACAGTCGCTGCAGCAGGACTGGGAGCATCTTGGAGGAGCTAGCCTCTGCAAAGAGGGACATAGTTTCAAGCATGTAAACTAGAGTGCTGTTTGAAGGGAAAACAGAGTAAAATGATACTAAATGTCAATTTGTCCTTGATTGCTGTTTCTGGGTGAGGGCTACTGGAGAGGGTAGGAAGTGGGTGTGTGCCTTAGAGGAGTGCATCTATAAAATAGGTCTCCCTCCACATCTGTGTCCCCTATGGCCCCAGTGCCCTGTCTTCTTCCTCTGTTCCTTTATTCTCATGGAGTCTGAACTCATTCTCACTGGCTCAGATCAGCCATAAGATCATTCTTTTCCTGGGATAGGCCTGGACCCTGTGACCTGAGACCCAATCCTGTGAAAGCTTTATCTAGCCTCAGCCTTACCCTGTAGATGGGGCCCCACCTCAGGGAGAAGCTCATTCCTTGGGGTCATATCGGATGGGATCTTTTGCCAGACAGGTTTTGTAGGGAGTGGAATGAAGCCGACTGGAGGAAGCCCCTTAGAGAGCAAAGAGACCATGAGCCCACacatgcgtgtgtgcgtgtgcttgTCCAAGAGTCTAAAGTATAGTGTCCCAAATGGCACAGTGGCTTTTTAGTTTGATCAGAGTTGTTAATGTCCCCAGGGAGTTACTGTCCTGGCTTGGTCAGACAACAGCCTTCAGGTAGTAAGGATATTCTAAGAGTCAAGGAGAGGGCAGTTCTGTGGTTCTGGGATGTCTGTTCCACTTGGAGCTGGACCAGTCTTCAGAATAGGGGTCTGTTTTAAGCAAGTCAAGATCACAGGGGTTCTGCCACTCAGCCTCAGACTCAGAACAGAGCTCCATCGCTGAAGTAGCAGCGTCATACAGGAAACAGGCTGATGCTCTGACATACAGACTGTGGCTATTGTGTGGTCATTTGAAGCAGCGGTGGTTCAGTGGGAAGGCTTGTTACCAGTGTAGGGGGCAGCAAGAGTAATTCCACACTGAGACTTGCCAGCAGGTCTGAGCCTATGGTTATCAGACTGTCTTGAGAATCAGACTGTTTGGGCTCAAAAATTTACTCCTCCAATTGTTTGCTAAGTGCCCTTGGCCAGTCCACCTGACCAATGTGTGTAGCACATCTCTAACTTGTAAAATAGGGATCACGATATAACCTCCATCACTGAGTTGTTTGGAGTATTAAAAGTTACTAAGGTGCTCTGAAGtgcacctggcacataatagatgctcaacacACAGGGAGGTTCAACAAATAAGGCAGGTGCCTGACCTCAGCTAGAAGAGTTCAGGGCAGCCAGAAAGCCTCGCTGACCTCCACCGCATCCAGTAACGATATGATTTGCAACTCCTTGTGCATGCTCTAGCCCTCCTCTTTATGCAAGGGCCACATAACCTCCTGTATTCTCAAAGTTACTGCTCCAACAAATCTCTCTGCCTTCCCTGTGCTGTTGATTTCACTCCTCTCCGCTGTGTACTTCCCCATCAGCACAATGCTATTTCTGCCATCTGAAGTAAATCTTCTCAtgactccctcttcctccccctgaTGCTGCCCAATTTCTTTGCTCCCCTTTGCAGCAAAACTCCTTTTAAGACTTGTCTGTACTCACTGACTCCCCCACCTTCCATTCTCTTAAGCCTGTCCAAAGCAGGCTTTATCATCCACTTCTCCAATGAAGCTGCCCTCATCAAGGTCACCAGGGACCTCTGAATTGCTAATTCCAGTGCTCAGTTCTCACTCCTCTTATTTCACCTGGCATCAGCACTAGCGTAGTTGACCACTGGCTCTCCCTTGATACACTTTGCTTCACATGGCTCCCAAGACACTACACCCTCGGTCTATCGCGCTGCTGGCTACTTCTCACTCAGTCTCCTCAACTGGTGCCTCCTCACCTCCTCTTCTCCTTGATCCCTTTATGCTGCAGGTCTCTGTCCATGACCTTCTTCTCTTCTCTACGTACACACACTCCTTAGCCAATCTCAAATAGTCTCATGGCCTTCTAATGCCATCTCTACATCTTAGGCACAACCTTTCAGACACATTCCTGACTTCTGTGCAACTGAATTCTGAACAACTGCCTACTCAAATCATATGAGTGTCAAAGAGACATCTTAATTCAATATGTCCGGAACTGAATACTTGATACCCTCCCTCACCTATAAAACCTGTTGCAACAAGAGTATTCCCCTTATCCGTTGGCAGCTATCCCACTCTACTAGTCGCTTGGGCAAAAAAATCTGGAGTCAGGCTTGACTCCTCTCTGACACTCCATATCTAAACCATCAGGAATTCTGTTAGGTCAACCACAAAGTGTATCCAGAAACTGAGCAGTTTGCATCATATCTGCTGTTACCAGGATGATCCAAACCACCATCACCATCTCTAGCCTGACTTACAGCAATAGCTTCCTACCTGGTCTTCCTGCTCCCAcccttgtttgttttctctgtattctcaACATAGTAAGTAATCAAAGTGATCCTTTCAGAAGGTAATTCAGATTGTGCTACTCCTCTGCTCAATCCCTTactgcctccctcctcccacccccctcacATTAACTGCAAACAAGAGCCTAGTTCCTTACAATGACCTACTAGGCCTTACATAATGTGGGATTCTGTTCATCTCTCTGACCTTATCTCCAGTTCTTGTCCTTTTTGCTCACTCCACACCAGCCGCACTGGCCTCTCCATCCTTCTCCAGATGTGCTAGAGGCTCCCAGGCCTTTGAGCCTTTGCACTGACTGGTCCTTCTGCCTGAACAATGCTTTCTTGATATATCAGCAAGGCGAACCCCCTCaccttcttcatttctttggtcaaCTGTCACCTCCCCAGTGAGGACCACCCTGCCCACCCATTAGTATTGAATTTAgtactccctttctttcttggcaTTTCCCATCTGCCTTACCCTGTTCTGGTCAGCTTAccactgccccttcccccaccaaCCAGAGCACTTATCACCTTCTAGGTCCAGtataatttgttatttaaaaggTTTACCTTCTACCTTCTGTTTTTGTACAAGAGAACTCGTGATTTGTTCATATATGTTTCCCAGGTGACTGGCACAAGTAGACCTTTGTAAATACGTGTagagtgagtgaatggatgaattatTAGATAATCACAGCATCCAAAATAACGTAGGCCCAGCTATTTTTGAGACTTCACAGGCCGAAAATGAATCAAGGGGTCCTTGATCAGAGTTACAGGAGAGATTTCAGGCACTTCTCATGTGTTGCCCATTTTGAGAGAACATTTGCAAGGGTGTCGTTTGTCACAGGAACTGAGGCAGAAGTTGACCAGTCAAGAAgtgggcctgggcttccctggtggcgcagtggttgagagtccacctgccaatgcaggggatacgggttcgtgccctggtccgggaagatcccacatgccgcggagcggctgggcccgtgagccatggccgctgagcctgtgcttccggagcctgtgctccgcaacgggagaggccacaacagtgagaggcccgcgtaccgcaaagaagtGGGTCTGATTTTCAGCAGCTGTTGGTgggctctcccttcccctccaagTCACCCTGTGTGAGCTTTATGCCTGTTAGGTGATGGGTACAAGCCAAGAGTCCACTTTTCCTCCCAAAACCTGTTCTCCAAGCTCTGGATTGCTCCGGAGTTATTCTTCTTATATAGCTTTGGCTGAGCTGAGACTCTCCTTTGTGCAAGGGTCCTCACacagattttcaaagaaattccATTAGCTCTTTGAGGTTTAACTGTTTCATGACTCGCAAGCCCTGGAGGAGCCTTTAAACCAGTCTCAGTACATCGTCATACCAATCACCTTTCTCCACCGCCACCACGAATTCAAAATCATTTCCTTCAGAAAGTTGGAATTCTATGCTTCTGCCAAAGGAAGGAGACAGAGGGATCCTGACTGCTTCCCATCTCACGGGGGTGAATGTGAGCCCAGGCAGAATCCACATCTGCCTTTCACCATGACCGTGGTCTGCTGTGCACCTGGCCGATGAGGCCAGTGCCACAACACTGGGCCCAAGGAGGACACCCTTCAGCCTTTTTGCATGGGCAGATACCCACTGCTTGCTGCCTGTGTCCTACCCCAAGAACTCTATTCTGCTCAAGTTAAGAAGTCCTCCTGGGCCATTTTGCCTTCCGGGTTGGAAACATCATCAATGAGCAATGTTGCAGGCCCAGAAAGGTTGCTGTTTGGTTGGTCCACTGTGCAACAGCCAGGACCTAGGATTTGAAGATCGATGGAGTGCTCAGGGTGGTGAACTTTATGAGCAACGTGTTGTGATGGGGAAGACACTCTTGTTTTGGAAGAAAATTGTCATTCTACAGATAGCAATGCCTCAAGGATGCCTGGCAATTGGGGCTGCAACAAATGAGAATAAACGGACGCCCACAGCTGCTTAATGGCTTCTTAATCCTACTTTCCCACACCTCCTCATCCCCTCCAGCATGCTCCTTCTCACTTTTACCCTGGGTTGTGGTCAAGTTTGAAGACAAAAGACTTCCCCAAGGCTGGGTGGAGCCCCAGGTGTCCTGGTGATGATGCAGTCTGCCTGTCGTTTTCATGTAACAGTATGGGCTTTAGACTTGGCCCACCCTGGGTCATTTCCAGAGCAGTTACTGACCAACCAGGTAACCCCAGCAACTTGCTTCTGGTACCTGACCctgagtttcttcctctgtaaacttGCCCTAGTGGCTCCTACCTTGCCAGACCGTTGTGAAAGTTAGAGACATGTATGAAAACAGCAGtcaaagtgcctggcacaattTAGGCACTCAGGAAATGGCAGCTGCCCCTCTTGCTATGCATTGAGGACGTTTGGGCTCTCTACCCCTGAGTTCCCTAAACAGCTGGAGTTTTCTAGAACCCAGAAACACAATCCACTTCAGTGGCATCTTGGCAACTAAAAGTGCAGCTTTTCCACTCACTTTGTGGAGACTCTGCTGGGAGACTCTGCTGGGGCCAGCTTAGGTTGCTGATTTACAAAGCAAGAGGCTCTCAGCTTGTGTCCTATCTGGATACTGctcaaagctgaaagaattcatgtAACTGAAACAATGAGTAGTATCTTTTGCCCACCACCTTCTAGAAGCCCCTTTCCCTGCCTGTCCCTCAGccctgtcattcatttcacagcCACCGGAAATCCCGCCCTTGTTCAGTGGTCCCCTAAGCAAATGAAGATTAACTCTTTGCAGTACCAAGGTAGTgcgttggggtggggaggggtgggagacaCACTGAACTTCCAGGCCAAGGGGGGAATGAGCCTGGGCCATTGGTTGCTCCCTTGCTGGGCTGGGGAAAGTCACCCAGTCCTTGGCACATCCCTGGGGAACCTCCTGCCTGAAGCCTTCAGGATTCCAGCAGTCATCTCTTTTACAGTGCAGCTTGCAGTATACTCCCACTCTTCTCTCCCTTTATCCTGGGCACTGCTGATTCCCTGACTGAATTCAGCTTCTTGGCCCATACTTGCAAATAGCCATTTTAGACAACTGGATGATTATTCCCCACCAGAGCCAAAGAAAACCTGGATTCAGACAGGGTTTGGAAGGACATTATTTCTTTCCCTGAGCTAGCTGGCACTTCCTGCAAAAcgagggggaggggatggtggtggtggtggtggtggtggtggtaatctTACTGACCTGACAGAAATAATGTGTGGCAAGCCCCCAGTACAGAGATGCTCAACAAATCTTTGCTCTGCAGGTTCTCCCACTTACTAGTTAACTAACCTGGAGGTGACTGACTTCTATAAGCCCCTTCCTGTAAAAGGGGGAGGGGTTAAAGTCAGCCTTGTTCCCAAAAGGATTTGAGGCTGCAGTTGGGGTTACTGAGAACTGTCCCACTGACTTCACATGTTTCTTTTGAAGATAGAGACCTTGTGAGTACACTGGCAGGCAGAGAAGGACAGCAGGGTGACCTATAGGGAAACACTCTGGATTTGCTGGGAATGGACATGGGGTCTTGTCTAGGATCTGTCACTTGCCACCCCGGTGGCTCTAGACCAGAAAGTCACTCAGTAATCTGAACCTCAGATTCATACCTTGTCTACCTCTGGAGCAGGTATCGACAAATATGGCTCCTCCAGGGCCAGAAACATGCCTTCTGATCTTCCATAGCCTCAGTGTCTGTCACACTGCCTGAATCATAGAGGCTCCCACTATTTTcttgtttgctgaatgaatttgGAGCCGCTGAGGGGTCATGCTTCCCACTTTTGTTTGAAGCCTCCTTTGCCTGCAGGGTGATGTCTATGGGTCCCTGGGCCTTTGCCAGAAAGTCATTTGCTAGCTTACCCTGGCCCCAGTGACTTTGCCTGGCACACAGGTGGAAGCAGGGTAAGACTGCCTGGGGACAAAGAAAGAAGGAGCTCTGGCCACTCTTTTGTGTGTGACAGCTGAGACCCAGGAGGCTAGATGAGGCACCTTCCCTTGGTGATCCCTATTAGGGGACTTTTAGTTCTTACAGTGTTTAGCTCTCGAGATAAGTGTGGTTGGTTTTGGGGGTGGCCAACCTTCTAATGCGTGTTCTCTGCCTGTAGCCGATTTGAATATGAGGGATGACTCCCACCTCCCCAGATGTGCCACAGGGCAAGGTAGAGGATTCAGAAGCCCCTGGTGATAGAATGGATGGGAAGAGCATTGAGCTCCTTGGTACAATGAGGAAAGAAAGTGTAAAAGTTCCTGGAGGTGGGAAGAAACCTGATACCACAAGACTTCATACACCATGGGCCACCATGCCAGGTAGCCCTCTGGACTTAAATACACTGGCTGAAGGAGAGTGTCAAAGTGCTAATTCTGCCctacctgccccccaccccctaccccgaTACATAACACACTTTAAAGCAATTTGTGCACCCTAACAAGACAGTTCTTGAGAGAGGTGCCAGTTTACCTTTCAGAGATACCACAGGTCAACTCCTCTCTCTGGTTCATCCAGGAGGCTCTGCTTTTATGgaacctttttcttttcattattccgGGATTATCGTTATTATTAACCACTTTTGTTCTCATTAAAAATAGTTGTAACTCCCGCCCTTTGAGACTCTAGCTCCTGttcccctcttccccacctcatttctttttctccactttcCGCTTGACATGACCctaatacttcagtaaaaaaattgtttcttccCTAATGTCCATGCTGCCTTTAGTGCCTCAAGTTACTCCCTTCCCCATCTCCAATGTTACTTTCAGACCTCAGGTTGTCACTAACCAAGAATTTTCTGACAGTCCcgtctttttaatttctgtagtaCCCTACAATGTCCTTTTGCCTGCAACCACCCCTCTCCCCGTCCTCCTCTCAAGCTAATTTAAGTGCATTTTCTATTTCCACAGCACCCTGTGATGTTCCCTTCCCTTTGCCAATGCCCCATCCTCCAAGCTGGGTCACGTTTCCAAAAAATACCTAACACACACTATTTTCATAGTATGCTCTGATGCCCCTTTCAAATCCCTTCAACCTTATTTAAGCATCTCTTGGATTTTCATAGCACCCTATGATGCCCTCTTTCCTGTCCCACCCTCCAAGACAGGTCACATAAGCTTTTCTACATTTTCATGACACCCCATGCTCACTCCCTATTACAGCATTTACCACACTGCCAGTTTACATATTTGTCTCTCTCACATAATCTAGAACATTCTTTAGAGCTGAGCACTGTGTCTGAGGAGTATCCCCAGAACCTAGATTGGTGCCATACACATAAGTGGTGGTCAGTAAATGGACAAGGTGTCCTTGTcattaagcttttatttttttctatattctgcaGTAACTAAGCAAAATCAAGGTAGTTGTCAATTTTCTTTACACAACAGCAGACACAAAGGTTTTCAGAATGGCAAGACATAAAAGAATTCTCCCATCCTTCTCTCACATTTTACTggttatttcaaacttttaagaACAGCCTATTTTAGTGATATAAAATATGTATCAGACCACAGAATATGATGCAAAGACTTCATTTTATAACGTTAGCAAAACTGTTATACTAAATATCAATGACGGAAAAAATATATCTTCTTCaatggtattttaaaacatactatGACCTTAATCAACACTgtactaaaatgaataaaatttacaGTATTCAAAGTAAACGTTCTGTTTCTCAAACAATTAGCACTGATCACAAATACCAAATACAGTGCCCCACTCCCCATTACATTCAACTAAGGACCCAGATGATCTATTCCTTGGGGTACCTTTGAAGCTCTTTCCAATCCCCCTCAAGGGTGTGCTGCATATTTCCCTAAGGGGCAGAATAACCCCTAGCACCTGAATTGAGGATAGCCTCAACTTCTGCATCATCATCAGAATCCCAATCGTAATTACATGGCCAGTCCTTGGAGCATCGGTTACGCACCCTTGCCACAAAATGCATGACTTTCAGCTTGCTTGATTCCACGTGTGCTCGAGGTCCCCAGAAGAACTCGTACTCCACAGGACTGCTACGGGGCACCGGCTTATAAATCAGGTACCCTCTGCGCACAAACTCTTCTGTAACGACCTTCTTTGGATCTCCAAAGATGCTGTGCTGCCGGCCAGGCTGCATCCCCAACTTTCCCAGCACTTTCCAGACCAGGGCCTCCTTGGCGCTGTTGCCCATGATGAAGATGAGGGCTAATATAGACATCAGGAGACTTTTCTTGGTGCCTTGAAAATTGCTCCTGGCTACCGAGGGCTTCTGCGCTAGAGCAGTGCTCGAGGCTTCCTCGGGAGTGGTGGGTGCCTCCTCTGGAGTGCTTGGGTCTTCCTCTGGGCCGCTCAGGTCGTCCTCGGGGGTGCTCGGGACCAAAGAGGCGGCCATCGGGGTCTCGGAGGTTTCTGAGGCCTGTATCTTACGATTGTTGCGGTTCTCTTCTGCGGCCCTTGCGTTACGGCGACGCCGACTCTTTCGTCCCCGTGGCATATCTTCTGCTAGGGGCACGGAGCCTATAGCAATCCTAGGGAAAGATAACTGTAACCTCTGCAGAAAAAATCTATCTCCACTTTAAAAAGTGGCCGCCGCTGAAGCCACCAACGTCAATAGAGTCTTTGTAACAAGCGAGACGTTTTCAGCTACAAAGCTAACACCCACGCAAGCCGACTTGCACTAGCAGCCGCCCCCAGCGCTCGCCTCAGCAGCAAAGCACAAGAATGCAGGGCTGAATTGACTCCGCCTCACCTGCCACGCAATCCCCAGACTCCAAAAGGAAGTGGGCGGGTCCTACAGGCACACTTCCGCTGTCAGATAGAAGAACGGACAGGCCTAAGCAGGGGTGGGACTAGGGGAGAAATGACGGCTTGGGATTGGCAAGGACAGAAGtaagtaaagaagaaataaagacggGGTTcctgggcttcgctggtggcgcaggggttgcgAGTTCGCTtgtcgatgcgggggacacgggttcatgtcccggtccgcgaagatcccacgtcccacggaacggctgggcccgtgagccatggccgctgagtctgcgcgtccggagcctgtgctccacaacagagtaagtccacagcggtgagaggcccgcgtaccacacacacacacacacacaaaagtctaAATATAGGGTTCCTGCATTTTTCAGTCTAGTACAAGATTGGCTGGCGGGTCTTGGGAAAGAGTGTGTCTCTGCTCTATTCCCAGACTGGGGGTGTGTTTGAGACCATGGGGGAGGGACAGGAGTGTATCCTTGGAAGGAATCAGCTGCTCCCAGCTCTCCTTTCCTGTCTTGGCTTACA from Lagenorhynchus albirostris chromosome X, mLagAlb1.1, whole genome shotgun sequence includes the following:
- the MAGEH1 gene encoding melanoma-associated antigen H1; amino-acid sequence: MPRGRKSRRRRNARAAEENRNNRKIQASETSETPMAASLVPSTPEDDLSGPEEDPSTPEEAPTTPEEASSTALAQKPSVARSNFQGTKKSLLMSILALIFIMGNSAKEALVWKVLGKLGMQPGRQHSIFGDPKKVVTEEFVRRGYLIYKPVPRSSPVEYEFFWGPRAHVESSKLKVMHFVARVRNRCSKDWPCNYDWDSDDDAEVEAILNSGARGYSAP